One segment of Palaemon carinicauda isolate YSFRI2023 chromosome 35, ASM3689809v2, whole genome shotgun sequence DNA contains the following:
- the LOC137627788 gene encoding serine-rich adhesin for platelets-like, with the protein MDQEYQGIVGDKKVVTFAQDKDVRLKGKFENAEGRKNVNSGNRVIAENPMNAGVRVGISSGNPTTTVSNSPDSNVKGILSSSHSGMIAGISGIKRSCEDKQLSVEEQRQKILKTIANQSLIAFRSDDSDTEVGSSPDSTSEYSSESTVKYVGTAGSSKTLLPIASTVPKPVGNPNPSYQLGFVSNGCSKVNYLGSVIGVETDDENSVSSSKSPSVEHSVSPVIPSIEDSSRRLFPPPPAPVSYQSGPIYYATYHSTSQAAEINPTFQFPVAAVGHSALSTGDSLQSARMKIFSNTSFSSRLRSVDQSDMNLYYEQMKDKVQMPTDFYDCSAKQVVNAIDPDPQSSEDTSLQEDSDTDTIVYSPSKGTEDVDHAVCESRDTAQLAEGETGEGISSIPYDTTGSKSWSTQPSGTIGSPSGVTDGTQPALRETCSTFQGVGADTGEGISSIPSDIQDSNKSKSQSLAMSASTSTSASSSTKTSGEPWMARVAIAQKFRIICGGLASMTHLGNINALAANADEDSDETESEEMSKPREGSICRLRTFSNDETIDEEIGSIQSEEAAGNEAELFKDDDDEVSGGVLPYQQMVQITSPPYNPSASFLSDYPQFSNQTFMAENALYLSPQSMLENYCQITSPQSLEDVTVFYQPTVTSDMVPVKKNDEQVTQVPKTSTTLDGMGSPRKTVSHSSRSSKLGQMSHEPDKTDNPVTSSESTVESSSDDKHASWEPKINKAITSRINILEELVYRCLENEDAALYEMESVEEEGAAAPVPSLSRTGSSSRVDVSRTELRNLISDLEGIVSSMNERSRTLSADNVAKFFEKTASVVGDHGSSSSSSVHSKEEAVDLKEASFSGKSLRSHSMIEIEKALSEEEGSSSGRESVADVFQPDDQIHIKPSILKRIDHLEEIMSRCLENEDVTMNTLGSGILSPSSSQKEVPQEQHHTSKVELKDLIGDLGSLVSNLGQRFNPDNL; encoded by the coding sequence ATGGACCAAGAGTATCAGGGCATAGTAGGGGACAAGAAGGTTGTTACATTTGCACAAGATAAAGATGTCCGACTGAAGGGAAAGTTTGAAAATGCTGAAGGTAGGAAAAATGTAAATTCTGGAAATCGTGTCATTGCAGAAAACCCAATGAATGCTGGAGTTAGAGTAGGCATTAGTTCAGGAAATCCAACCACTACAGTAAGTAATTCTCCTGATTCTAATGTAAAAGGTATTCTCTCTTCATCTCATTCTGGAATGATTGCAGGAATTTCTGGCATCAAAAGGAGTTGTGAGGATAAACAGTTATCTGTGGAAGAACAAAGGCAGAAAATTCTCAAAACAATAGCAAATCAATCATTGATTGCATTTAGGAGTGATGATAGTGACACAGAGGTAGGAAGTAGTCCAGATTCGACTTCTGAATACTCTTCAGAATCTACAGTAAAGTATGTAGGAACTGCTGGTAGCAGTAAAACTCTGCTTCCAATAGCTTCTACGGTACCAAAGCCAGTAGGTAATCCAAATCCAAGTTACCAATTAGGATTTGTGAGCAATGGGTGTTCAAAAGTAAATTACTTAGGATCTGTCATTGGTGTAGAAACTGATGATGAAAATTCTGTTAGTAGTAGTAAAAGTCCATCAGTTGAACATTCAGTTTCGCCAGTCATTCCCAGTATAGAAGATTCCAGTAGGAGATTATTTCCTCCACCACCTGCTCCTGTTAGCTATCAAAGTGGACCCATATATTATGCCACTTATCATTCCACATCTCAGGCAGCAGAAATAAATCCGACATTCCAGTTTCCAGTAGCTGCAGTTGGTCATAGTGCTCTAAGTACTGGTGATTCACTGCAGTCAGCGagaatgaaaatatttagtaaCACATCGTTTAGCTCTCGCTTGAGATCTGTAGATCAGTCAGACATGAATCTTTACTATGAACAAATGAAGGACAAAGTTCAAATGCCAACTGATTTTTATGATTGTTCAGCTAAACAGGTGGTTAATGCTATAGATCCAGATCCACAAAGTAGTGAAGACACTAGTTTACAGGAAGATTCAGATACTGACACTATTGTTTACTCTCCATCCAAGGGAACTGAGGATGTTGATCATGCTGTATGTGAGAGTCGTGATACGGCACAACTTGCCGAGggagaaacaggggaaggaatcTCATCTATACCATATGATACAACTGGCAGCAAATCTTGGAGTACTCAACCCTCTGGCACTATAGGGTCCCCCTCTGGCGTTACTGATGGAACACAACCTGCTTTGCGTGAGACTTGTAGCACTTTCCAGGGTGTTGGTGCTGATACTGGAGAGGGGATTTCATCCATCCCATCAGATATACAGGACTCGAATAAAAGCAAGTCACAAAGCTTGGCAATGTCAGCATCCACTTCGACTTCTGCTTCGTCTTCCACAAAGACCTCGGGTGAGCCTTGGATGGCTAGAGTCGCTATTGCACAGAAATTCAGGATTATTTGTGGTGGTTTAGCTAGCATGACCCATCTAGGTAATATAAATGCTTTAGCTGCAAATGCAGATGAGGATTCAGATGAGACAGAATCAGAAGAGATGTCGAAACCAAGAGAGGGATCTATATGCAGACTGAGAACCTTTAGTAATGATGAAACAATTGACGAAGAAATAGGTTCTATACAAAGTGAAGAAGCTGCAGGTAATGAAGCTGAGTTatttaaagatgatgatgatgaagtatctGGAGGTGTTCTACCATATCAGCAGATGGTTCAGATTACATCTCCTCCCTACAATCCATCTGCATCCTTTTTATCAGATTATCCTCAGTTTAGCAACCAAACCTTCATGGCTGAAAATGCATTGTACCTTTCTCCACAATCAATGCTTGAAAATTATTGTCAAATAACATCTCCCCAGAGCTTAGAGGATGTAACAGTATTTTATCAACCTACCGTAACATCAGATATGGTTCCAGTCAAGAAGAATGATGAACAAGTAACTCAAGTACCCAAAACAAGTACAACCCTAGATGGTATGGGAAGCCCCCGTAAGACAGTCAGTCATTCAAGTAGGAGCTCAAAATTGGGTCAAATGAGCCATGAACCTGATAAAACAGATAATCCTGTAACATCATCTGAGAGCACAGTGGAGAGTAGCAGTGATGATAAACATGCCTCTTGGGAACCTAAGATCAATAAAGCCATAACTTCAAGAATCAATATTCTCGAAGAACTTGTATATAGGTGCTTGGAAAATGAAGATGCTGCTCTATATGAAATGGAATCCGTTGAGGAGGAGGGTGCTGCTGCACCTGTCCCATCTTTATCCAGGACGGGTTCAAGTTCTCGTGTGGATGTGAGTCGAACTGAGCTGCGAAACTTGATTAGTGATTTGGAAGGTATTGTCAGCAGCATGAATGAACGTAGCAGAACACTTAGTGCTGACAATGTCGCCAAATTCTTTGAAAAGACTGCAAGTGTTGTTGGAGATCATGGTTCTTCTTCATCGTCCTCTGTGCATTCTAAGGAAGAAGCAGTTGATTTGAAGGAAGCATCTTTCTCTGGAAAAAGTTTACGTTCTCATTCAATGATAGAAATCGAGAAAGCTCTTAGTGAGGAGGAAGGCAGCAGCAGTGGGCGAGAGAGTGTGGCTGATGTTTTCCAACCAGATGATCAAATTCATATCAAGCCATCCATTTTGAAACGGATTGATCACCTAGAAGAGATAATGAGTAGGTGTCTGGAGAATGAGGATGTCACCATGAACACTCTTGGATCAGGTATATTGTCGCCCTCCTCATCACAAAAGGAGGTACCGCAAGAACAACATCATACTTCGAAGGTCGAACTGAAAGATTTGATCGGCGATCTCGGTTCCTTAGTTTCCAATCTCGGACAGAGGTTTAATCCTGATAACCTGTAG